The Herbiconiux sp. SALV-R1 nucleotide sequence ATCCCGACTCGCGCTGCCACTGGTCGCGGTACCCCACGACCTCCTCGTGGGTGCGCCCCACGAAGTTCCACCACATGAGCAGCTGCTCGCCGAACGGCGTGCCCCCGATGAGCACGAGCCGCACCGGATGCTCGCCCGCCCCCAGAGACACGGATGCGCGGCCCTCGCCGAGGTACACCAGCTCGGTGCGCTCGAAGCTCTCGCCGTCGACCTCGACCGGCCCGGCGTCGACGAGCACGCCGTGCTCGAAAGCGGCATCGAGCTGCAGCTCCGCGCGCCCGCCGGCCGGCAGCAGGATCTCGGCTGCCACCAGCGGCGAGAAGGTCGTGGCACCGACCGAGACGCCGCCGAGGGACCCCACGAAGACGCTCACCGTGGCGTCGTCGACCGTCGTGGTCACCGCGTCGACGCTCTCGAAGAACGGGTCGACGTCGCGCGAGGCGTCGGGAAGCGCCACCCAAAGCTGCACCCCGTGCAGCGTGCGGGTGGCGGCGGTCGACACCTCGGAGTGCGAGATGCCGTGCCCCGCGGTCATCAGGTTGAGGGTGCCCGGCCGCACGAAAGCGTGGCTGCCGACCGAGTCGCGGTGCTCGATCTCGCCGGCGAATAGCCAGCTCACCGTCTGCAGCCCGGTGTGCGGATGCGGCGGCACGACCATGCCCCCGGTCTCCGCCACGTCGGACGGCCCGTAGTGGTCGATGAAGCACCACGCCCCGATGGTGCTGCGCCCCTTGCTCGGCAGGGTGCGGTGCACCGTCATCGCGCGCGGGCCGCCGAGCGGCACCTCGCGCGCGGCGATCACCTCGAGGCTCTCCATGACCGAATACTATGTGGCTCGGCCCAATGTCAGGCCTTACAGGGGGAACCATGCTCGCATCCGTGCTCGCCGATAACGACAGCTTCGTCTGGAACTACGGTTACCAGCTCGACCCGATCACGGGGGTGTTCAGCCTCGCCGTCGCGGTGCTCACCATCGCGGGCCAGTGGGCGGTGTTCAACAAGGCCGGCCTCCACGGCTGGGCCGCGATCGTCCCGTTCTACAACCTCTGGACGCTGTGCAAGACCGCCGGCCGCCCCGGCTGGTGGTTCATCTGGCTGATCCTCCCCATCGCCAACATCATCGTCGGCATCATCATCGCCGTCGAGGTGGCTCGCAGGTTCGGCCGCGGCGGGGCGTTCGGCTTCTTCCTGCTGTTCTGGCCGCTGCCGTTCATCGGCTACCCCATCCTCGGCTTCGGCAGCGCGCAGTACCAAGGCGCCCCGTACCAGGGCGAGGGTGCGGGCCAGGTGCGCATCTGAGCCGAGTCACGCCCACGGCGAACAGGGGCTGCCCGGCCCCCCTTCGCTCGTTAGTCTCTTCCTAACGGTCGCCATCCACCGGCCCTGGCGACCAGGGAGACTGACATGTTCGAGAGATTCACCGATCGCGCCCGCCGCGTCGTCGTCCTGGCCCAAGAAGAGGCCAAGATGCTCAACCACAACTACATCGGCACCGAGCACATCCTGCTGGGGCTGATCCACGAGGGTGAGGGCGTCGCCGCCAAGGCGCTCGAGTCTCTCAACATCTCGCTCGACGCCGTGCGCGAGCAGGTTCAAGACATCATCGGCCAGGGCCAGCAGCAGCCCACCGGGCACATCCCCTTCACGCCGCGCGCGAAGAAGGTGCTCGAGCTGAGCCTCCGTGAGGCGCTGCAGCTCGGCCACAACTACATCGGCACCGAGCACATCCTGCTCGGCCTCATCCGCGAGGGCGAGGGCGTCGCCGCCCAGGTGCTCGTGAAGCTGGGCGCCGACCTCAACCGTGTGCGTCAGCAGGTCATCCAGCTGCTCTCCGGCTACCAGGGCAAGGAGCAGGTCGCGGTGGGCGGCAACGACGCGGCTCCCGACAAGGGCTCGCAGATCCTCGACCAGTTCGGCCGCAACCTCACCCAGGCCGCGCGCGACAACAAGCTCGACCCGGTGATCGGCCGCGAGAAGGAGATCGAGCGGGTCATGCAGATCCTCTCGCGCCGCTCGAAGAACAACCCCGTGCTGATCGGTGAGCCCGGCGTCGGCAAGACCGCCGTCGTGGAGGGCCTCGCCCAGGCCATCGTGCGCGGAGACGTGCCCGAGACCCTGAAAGACAAGCAGCTCTACACCCTCGACCTCGGTTCGCTGATCGCCGGCTCGCGCTACCGCGGTGACTTCGAGGAGCGCCTGAAGAAGGTCACCAAGGAGATCCGCACCCGCGGCGACATCATCACCTTCATCGACGAGATCCACACCCTCGTGGGTGCGGGTGCCGCCGAGGGCGCGATCGACGCGGCGAGCATCCTGAAGCCGCTGCTGGCCCGCGGCGAGCTGCAGACCATCGGCGCCACCACCCTCGACGAGTACCGCAAGCACTTCGAGAAGGATGCCGCGCTCGAGCGCCGCTTCCAGCCCATCCAGGTGGCCGAGCCGTCGCTGCCCCACGCGATCAACATCCTGAAGGGTCTGCGCGACAAGTACGAGGCGTTCCACAAGGTGTCGATCACCGACGGCGCCATCGTCGCCGCCGCGAACCTGGCCGACCGCTACGTGCAAGACCGCTTCCTGCCCGACAAGGCCATCGACCTGATCGACGAGGCCGGCGCGCGCCTGCGCCTGTCGATCCTGTCGGCCCCGCCGGAGCTGCGTGAGTTCGACGAGCGCATCGCCACGGTGCGCGGCCAGAAGGAAGCCGCGATCGAAGACCAGGACTTCGAGAAGGCCGCGTCGCTGCGTGACGAGGAGAAGAACCTCCTCGGCGAGCGACTGCGCCTGGAGAAGCAGTGGAAGTCGGGCGACGTGCAGACCTCCGGCATCGTCGACGAGGGGCTC carries:
- a CDS encoding ATP-dependent Clp protease ATP-binding subunit; amino-acid sequence: MFERFTDRARRVVVLAQEEAKMLNHNYIGTEHILLGLIHEGEGVAAKALESLNISLDAVREQVQDIIGQGQQQPTGHIPFTPRAKKVLELSLREALQLGHNYIGTEHILLGLIREGEGVAAQVLVKLGADLNRVRQQVIQLLSGYQGKEQVAVGGNDAAPDKGSQILDQFGRNLTQAARDNKLDPVIGREKEIERVMQILSRRSKNNPVLIGEPGVGKTAVVEGLAQAIVRGDVPETLKDKQLYTLDLGSLIAGSRYRGDFEERLKKVTKEIRTRGDIITFIDEIHTLVGAGAAEGAIDAASILKPLLARGELQTIGATTLDEYRKHFEKDAALERRFQPIQVAEPSLPHAINILKGLRDKYEAFHKVSITDGAIVAAANLADRYVQDRFLPDKAIDLIDEAGARLRLSILSAPPELREFDERIATVRGQKEAAIEDQDFEKAASLRDEEKNLLGERLRLEKQWKSGDVQTSGIVDEGLIAEVLAQATGIPVFKLTEEESARLVFMEKALHQRVIGQNEAIAALSRTIRRTRAGLKDPKRPSGSFIFAGPTGVGKTELAKALAEFLFDDENALISLDMSEYGEKHTVSRLFGAPPGFVGFEEGGQLTEKVRRKPFSVVLFDEIEKAHPDIFNSLLQVLEEGRLTDGQGRVVDFKNTVIIMTTNLGTKDITGSPIGFQVSGNEATSYDRMKAKVSEELKKNFKPEFLNRVDDTIVFPQLNKSELLQIVDLFIKRLRDRLLDRDMSIELTLAAKERLIEVGFDPALGARPLRRAMQHEVEDQLSERILQGELNAGDHIHVDFLDGKFVFTQSSREPVAIGAGDGEQVAAAAAAAALGDLD
- a CDS encoding DUF5684 domain-containing protein translates to MLASVLADNDSFVWNYGYQLDPITGVFSLAVAVLTIAGQWAVFNKAGLHGWAAIVPFYNLWTLCKTAGRPGWWFIWLILPIANIIVGIIIAVEVARRFGRGGAFGFFLLFWPLPFIGYPILGFGSAQYQGAPYQGEGAGQVRI
- a CDS encoding pirin family protein; amino-acid sequence: MESLEVIAAREVPLGGPRAMTVHRTLPSKGRSTIGAWCFIDHYGPSDVAETGGMVVPPHPHTGLQTVSWLFAGEIEHRDSVGSHAFVRPGTLNLMTAGHGISHSEVSTAATRTLHGVQLWVALPDASRDVDPFFESVDAVTTTVDDATVSVFVGSLGGVSVGATTFSPLVAAEILLPAGGRAELQLDAAFEHGVLVDAGPVEVDGESFERTELVYLGEGRASVSLGAGEHPVRLVLIGGTPFGEQLLMWWNFVGRTHEEVVGYRDQWQRESGFEGADAPDAAPRRFGATDHHYTGRPLPAPVLPGVRLQPRR